Below is a genomic region from Telmatobacter sp. DSM 110680.
GGTGGTTTGGACAACCGACCAATGGAAGACAACGCAATCGACCATGGGCCACAGTCTCGGTAGTGCGGGGTACAGCGTAGATCTTTCCACCGATCCGAACCAGGCGAGCGGTGGTCTATCATGGACTTTCCACTGGCGCCCGCAGAATCGCTGGCTCGGTTACAACGTAGAAATCAGCATCGAACCCCGGAATTAATTTCATCTTTCGCTCTTTATCGAAAGGAAATGGATCAGAGCCTTATGGCAACTCTCGCGGATCTTTCACTCGACGAACTTTCAATTGACACCTTACGGCTGCTGTCTGTGGATGAGGTAGAAAAGGCCAAAAGCGGCCACCCCGGAGCGCCGTTGGGCTGTGCTCCAATCGCCTACCTGCTGTTTCACAAAATCATGAAGCACAATCCGGCGAATTCTAAATGGGCTGACCGCGACCGGTTTGTGCTGTCCAATGGACACGCCTCCGCGCTCCTGTATGCCACGTTGTTTCTCTCCGGCTACAAAGTCACGCTCGACGATCTGCAGGCTTTTCGCCAGTGGCACTCGCGCACTCCCGGACATCCCGAATTCGGCGACACCGATGGAGTAGAAGTAACGACGGGCCCGCTCGGCCAGGGATTAGCTATGGCCGTCGGTATGGCGATCGCGGAGAGACACCTCGCCGCCGTCTACAACAGGCCCAATTACGAAATCGTGAATCATCACACCTATGTGCTGTGCGGCGATGGCGACCTCATGGAAGGCGTCTCCCACGAGGCTTGCGCGCTGGCCGGAACCCTCGGGCTCGGCAAGCTGATCCTCTTCTACGACGACAATCTGATCTCGCTCGATGGACCCACGGAGCTGAGCTACAGCGACAATGTGTTGGAGCGCTTCGAGGCCTATCACTGGCACACGCAGCGCGTAGCCGACGGCAATGACCTGAAAGCGATTGAAGCCGCCATCGAAGCGGCCAAAGCCGAGACCAGTAAGCCCTCGCTCATCGCAGTCCGCACCGTCATTGGCTACGGCAGCCCGAAAGCCGGCACCAACAAAGTCCACGGCGAAGCTCTTGGACCGGAAGACACCGCGGCAACCAAAAAATTCTACGGATTCCCTGAAGACAAGAGCTTCTTCGTCCCCGATGATGCGCTGAAGAACTGGCGCAAAGCGATCGATCGCGGCTCGACCGCAGAGGCCGAGTGGCAGCATCTCTTCACTCATTACGCGGCCGATTTCCGCGATCTGGCAGTTGAATTCGACCGGACCCAGAAAGGCCTGCGCAAGAAGAACTGGGCTAAGTCGATTCCCACGTTCCCACCAGACAAGAAACAGGCCACCCGCAATGCCGGCGGAGCCATCATGAACGCGATTGCCGACAGCGTTCCTGAACTCTTCGGCGGCGCAGCCGACCTCACCTCGTCAACGAAAACCATCTTCAAACCCGGCGCAAGTTTTCATGTCGACCCCGCCGGCCGCAACGTGTTCTTCGGCGTCCGCGAGTTCGGCATGTGCGCCGCAGTGAACGGAATGGCGGTGCACGGTGGTCTCGTGCCCTTCGGCTCGACATTCTTCACCTTCTCTGACTACTGCAAGCCTGCGATTCGACTTGCCGCGCTGATGCAGATTCACTCCATCTTCGTGTTCACCCACGACTCGATCGGCCTCGGCGAAGATGGACCCACGCACCAGCCAATCGAACACCTGATGATGCTGCGTGCGGTGCCTGGTCTGACAGACTTCCGTCCGGCGGATGCCAATGAGACGGCAGCCTGCTGGCGGCTCGCGCTCGATCGCACCACGCCGAGCTTCTTCGCGCTGACCCGCCAGGACCTGCCGGTTATCGATACAACCAAGCACGACGTCTACGCTGGCACAAGCAAGGGCGCGTACATTCTCGAAGATGCCGCAAATGCGCAAGTCGTTTTGATCGCTACGGGCTCCGAAGTCTCTACCGCGCTCGATGCCGCCAAGGCACTCTCGGGCGAGGGAATTGCTGCGCGCGTAGTGAGTATGCCAAGCTGGCGCATCTTCGATGAGCAATCAGCCGAATACAAGGCGAGCGTGCTGCCCCGGAACGTGCCGAAGCTCGCGGTAGAAGCGGGCGCGACACTGGGCTGGTGGAAATACGTAGGACTCGACGGCGACGTCATTGGCATCGATCGCTTCGGCGCTTCAGCTCCGGGCCCCAAAGTCATGGCCGAGTATGGATTCACACCAGAAAACGTGGCGACCCGCGCCAAAGCGCTGTTGAACAAATGAGAGCTGCGGAGTCAGCCCAGCCGGTAAGCTCTCTTGACGCCTGGCTAACTCCGCTAACTCTGCACTAAGTAGAAAGGATTGCAAGTGAAGTTAGTTATCGCATCCGATCACGCAGGATTCGACCTTAAAGAGGAAGTCCGCGCTTATCTCACCAAGAGTGAACACGAGATCCTCGATCTCGGTGCTTTCAAGTGCGAACCTCAAGATGATTATCCCGACTTCGCAGAGCGCGTTGGCGAGGCGATCAAGGCCGGCGATGCACCACGCGGCATTCTCATCTGTGGTTCAGGAGTGGGCGTAAGCGTTGCGGCTAACAAAATTCCGGGTATTCGCGCCGGCATGTGCCACGACACCTACTCGGCGCACCAGGGCGTGGAACACGACGACATGAACGTGCTGGTGCTGGGTGCGCGCATTGTGGGTACGTCATTAGCTTACGAACTTGTGGATGCATTCCTCCGGGCCCGGTTCATCTCCAATGAAGAGCGTTTCACGCGTCGGTTCAAGAAAGTTTTAGCAATCGAAGCAAAGTATCAGCGCAGTCCCGGCTAATAGTTGCACTGACCACTGTTCACTGACCAATGATTTAACGAGACGCCGATGTTCCCCTTCGACGTAATCCTTTTCGATATTGGCGGAGTCCTGCTGACCAACGGCTGGGACCATCGCGAACGCGCGGCAATTGTCGATCAGTTTCATCTCGACCTTGCTGTATTAGAAGCGCACCATGCCAAGGCCTTCGAAGCATGGGAGCGCGGCGAGATCTCGCTCGATGAATATTTGAATGCTGTGGTGTTTTACCAACCACGCCCTTTTTCACGTGAAGAGTTCTTTGCCGCTATGTGCGCGCAGTCGAAGACTCTACCCGATGGAGCCATCGGAATCCTCGCAGGACTAGCGGCATCAGATAGGTGCATGATTGGCGCGCTGAACAATGAAGCACGAGAAACGAATGAATTTCGCCTCGCGAACTTCAGCCTGCGTCGCTACCTGAAGTTCGCGTTTACTTCATGCTATATGGGTATCCGCAAGCCAGATCCGACCATCTACCGTCATGCGTTAGGAATTCTAGGCAAGCCTGCGGATCGTACTTTGTTCATTGACGATCGCCTTGAGAATGTTGCGGCCGCGGCTGCCATCGGCATGAAGGCGATACGCTTTACCGGAGCGGATGCGCTGCACAGCGATCTGCAGGCGCTTGAAGTTCTTTAAAAGTGATTCGAAGGAGAACACTATGCAACTGGGTTTGATCGGTTTGGGCAAGATGGGCGGCAATATGGCCGAGCGGCTGCGCCTTGGTGGACATCAGGTCGTTGGCTTCGACTTTAGCGCGGACGCCGTGCAGAAACTTACAGCTTCCGGAAACGTAGGCGTCAACTCACTCGAGGACATGGCAAAGAATCTCCAGGGCCGCAAGGCTATCTGGATCATGGTGCCGCAGGGCAAGCCGGTTGACGACACTATCGCTAAGTTAGAGCCGCTTCTCAATAAGGGAGACATACTCATCGACGGCGGTAACTCCAACTACAAGGATTCACAGCGCCACTACAAGGAAGTTACCGCGAAGGGATTCCAGTTTGTCGATGTGGGCACCTCCGGCGGCGTGTGGGGTTTGAAAGAGGGCTATAGCATGATGGTCGGCGGCGACAAGGAAGCTGTCGATTATCTCCGTCCGATCCTTGAAACGCTGGCGCCGGAGAAAGACAAGGGCTGGGGACACGTGGGCCCCGCGGGTGCGGGCCACTTCGTCAAGATGGTACACAACGGCATCGAATACGGCTTGATGCAGGCCTATGCCGAAGGCTTCACCATCATGGAGAAGAAGGAAGAGCTGAATCTGGACCTCGCTCAGATCTCGCAGATCTGGCGCTTCGGTAGCGTCGTGCGCAGCTGGCTGCTTGACTTGACCGCCGACGCACTCAGCAAAAATCCCACACTCGATGGGCTCGAGGCCTACGTGGCGGATTCCGGCGAAGGCCGCTGGACCGTCTTTGAGGCAATCGATCTCAACGTCTCCGCACCAGTAATAACTGAATCATTGATTCGCCGGATTCGTTCACGCGAAGAAAATAACTTTACCGACCGAATGTTAGCGATTATGCGCAACGCATTCGGCGGACATGCAGTAAAAAAAGACTAAAAGCAGTGAACCTTGGACAGTGAGGAGCGCGTTGCCGGATTGTCCAATTTCACTGACCACTGACCACTGACCACTGACCACTGACCACTGACCACTGACCACTGACCACTCGACTGACGACGGAGGTCGCGTTATGGCATCAGCAACTGTACAGATGAAGGTTCGCCCCGAGGACCTCAATCAGGTCCCCAAGTCCGGCGAGCGCATTCCCAATCCCGGCATCCTGGTGATCTTCGGCGCCTCGGGCGATTTGACCAAGCGCAAGCTCGTGCCCGCGCTCTTTCACCTTGAGCAGGATGGGTTGTTGCCAAAGAATTTTGCCATCGTTGGCGTGGCCCGCCGTCCGCTTGGCGACGAGTTTGCCGCCGACATGCGCGAGGGCCTCATCGATTTCGGAGACGTGGACAAGTCCGATCCAAAGATCGACGAGTTTGTGAAAAAGATCAGTTACTACGCGCTCAGCTTCGACGACGCATCGCACTACGCGGGATTGAAGCAGGAACTCGACAAGATCGCGCAGGAGAAGAACATCGGTCCTGACCGCCTTTTCTATCTGGCTACCGCGCCGGAGTATTTTGCGCCCATCATTGAGAACCTCGGTGCGCAGGGCATGGCGCAGCCCGAGCAGGGCCGCATAGGCGTGGTGATCGAAAAGCCCTTCGGTCACGATCTCGACTCAGCGCGCGAACTCAATCACCAGGTCAATGCTGTCTTTCACGAGAATCAGGTCTTCCGCATCGATCACTACCTTGGCAAAGAGACCGTGCAAAATATTTTGGTCTTCCGTTTCGGCAACGGTATCTTCGAGCCCATCTGGAATCGCAACTACATCGACCACGTGCAGATCACCGCTGCTGAAACGCTGGGAGTCGAGGGCCGCGGTCCGTTTTACGAAAAAGCAGGAGCGCTTCGCGACGTAGTGCAGAACCACGTGATGGAACTGCTGAGTTTTGTGACGATGGAGCCGCCATCAAGCTTTGAAGCCGAAGCCGTGCGCCGCGAGAAGGTGAAAGTGTGGCGCGCCATTCCCAGCATTCCCATCAAGGATGCAGTGCGCGGTCAATATGGTCCGGGCGTCGTCGACGGCAAAAAGGTGGTCGGCTATCGCGACGAAGATCGCGTGAATCCTGAGTCGGGCACCGAAACGTATGCTGCAGTGAAACTCGGAATCGAAAACTGGCGCTGGGCCGGAGTGCCCTTCTATCTTCGCGCCGGCAAGCGCATGAAGAAGCGCGCCACTGAAATCAGCATTCAGTTCAAGCAGCCGCCGCTGCTCATCTTCAATCGCATGCAGGCCAGCGGTCCCTGCAACGATATTCAGCCGAACTTGCTCACCATCCGCATCCAGCCGAACGAAGGCATCGCCCTCCGGTTTGGTGCCAAGGTTCCCAATACTCCGAATATGTCGGTGTGCCCGGTGAACATGGATTTCGATTACGCCGCAGCATTCGGCACATCGACAGCCAACGGATACGAGCGCTTGCTGCTCGACGCCATGCTCGGCGACCAGACGCTCTTCGCACACCGCGATGGAGTGGAAGTGACATGGTCGCTCTATACGCCGATTCTCGAAGCGTGGGCAGCCAAGAACCCTGAAGTATTCCCTAACTATTTCGCGGGTACGTGGGGACCGGACTGCTCAGACCGCCTGCTGGAGCGCGAAGGCCACGTGTGGCGCAACAACATCGGCTGAGACTCAGCCCCTGGGCGCGGTCGCTGCTCCTCTGCTGATCGCGCTCGGTTGCATCCCAAAAGATTAGTGATCCTGAGCGCAGTGCAGTCGAAGCACCCGCTTCTCCGCTCCCCCACGGCTGTCAAGTGCGCCATAGTACTTGGTGCTCCAATCGCCACATTCCAAATCCCACAACTTCACAGTTCTTGCAAAACTGTGGCCCTGCGATGAGTTCGCGCTCTGCCACCTTTGTGGTACACGCCACAACTCCCGCCTCCGAAGCGGTTCTATTGCAGTAAGAGTCCAAAGGATTAGATCACCTTTATGAATTCACTCAGGAACAAGTCGACAATTCCTCTTGATCATGCCGTGCTTTGCCTTGACTGCAATTGCGTGAGCGACGCTAATCGAGAGTGTCCTGCGTGTTCATCGCGGGCGCTGATGAACCTGAGTGTCATCCTCAATCGCCCCGCCGAGGTCACTGGCTATGCAGCGCTGGCCAACGCTGCATAACTTAAGACAAATAAAAATGGCCGGAGTTCTCACAACTCCGGCCATGTCTATTTTGTGGCGGTTATTGGCAACCGGTGAATTGCAGATTAGTTGTCACAGCAACGTTCGCGAAGGGCCCGGAACCCGTCAGCGCAATCGGCGGATTTGAATTCACGTCATTGGCGGTGCAAGTGCTGGTCGTGATCCCATCCACAGCGTAGCTGGCCAGCGGTGAAGGCTGCGACAACATTGCCCCGCCGGAAGACCATGCGCCAATGTACGCACTGCCCGAAGGAACCGGCAGAGAGTAGTTGATGCAGTCAGTGCCGCTGGGGCACGCAACCGGTGGCGTTCCCACTGGACCCGCGACTGTGGTTACCACCTGCGAAACGCCATAGAACGGCGAGGCCGCTGGTTGCTGCGGAATCGTATAGACAACGGAGTTCACCGTCTCAAGCGCTGTCAGAGTTGCGTCGATGGAGATCGGCGCGGCGGGGCTGGCATTGCTAGCCGAGGTCACCAACCCATTAAGATTTGCAAACGAACTTGCTGCAGGCAGCGTCGGCGCATTCAACTTGATGTTGCCGGTGGTGTCGCCCACTGCAACCCCGGTGACGATTGACGGTGCATAGAGCGCGCCATCTGAACTGCGCACGCCTGAAACGACGACATCGTAGTTGCCTGAAGCCAGCGGACAAAAGACAAATGTTCCATCAGCATTGGCAATGGTGGATTGCACCACGCGATCCACGCCGCTTAGATCCTTCTGTTCAACCGCCACCCACGTTGTCCCTGCAACCGGCTTTCCAGTTGATCCGTCGAGAACCGTGCCGTTGATCGAAGCGGAAACGGTGCTGACTTCTCCCGCATGCAGTACCGGCTTCAAGCGGTACTGGCCGTTACCCTGCTGCACGATCGATTGACAAGTAAGAAAGTCGATATCGAGATCTGTCGTCTTTCCAGCCGCAACCGTCAGGCCGCCTCCCGCCATCTGCCCTGGAGGAATCTTGATCCCAGTCTGATCCTCACTCGAAAGGCTCAGCGTATGGAAGGTCGAGTCCTTCGAAGTCTGCACGCAGTTGGCGGATCCATTGCCGCAAGCGTTACTGCTGATGCTGGCGCTGTCGCTGGCGAGAATGATTCGAATCTGCTGATAAGTGCCCGCCTGAATCTGCTGTGCATCGCCAAGAGACGCCAGGAAGCATTGGTTGTTCGCGAGGCCGAGAAGGTCAACCTGCTTTGGCGCCTTCGCGAGGTTAGGCGTCAGGTCGACCCAGCCGCTGTCGTTTGCGCCAGCTGAAGCACTGTTGTGGATCTTGACGTCCGTGATCGTCACGTAGACATGCGAGAACGGTCCATTCGGAGTAGCGCAGGTCGCCGGGTCGCTGATCATGGTTGTGACGCTCGCCATGCCGGATCCTGAGAGATTGCCGGTCATGCTGCTGCACGCTGAAACAAACAGCGCCACGATACATAAACAGCAAAGAACTAGAAACGACTGGACAAGCGGGCGCAACGAAACGGCTTTACGGTGTTCCATCGTTGATTTCCTCCAGAGGGGTGCTTCCATCAGCACAAGGCAACCAGGCAGGCCCAGGGATATGGAATCCTTTCGGGCGCAAAAAGAAACAATGAAGCCGGGATACTTGAGTAATTTAAACAGCTTAGATGAAGGGTTTGGCTCGCTTCGGCAGCCTTCTACTTCGGGATTACGTTGACGAAAGTACCATCGGGCAGGTCACCTTCGAGCAGATGCACCACACCACCTTTGACGTATCCCTCGAGTGCCTGCTTGGGCGCGCTCGTTGAAGACAATCTCTTGCCCGGAGCTGGCCCGTCGGGGATCCGCCTGTCGGTAGTCGCTCCAGCAGCAACCGGCTGCCGCCCCATGCCCTTGTCCATGGCGTCGTTGGCCAGTTGATCGGCTTCCTTATTTCCGCCTCGCAAGGTATGGCGCATCTCAAACCGCTCCAACTTGCCCGCGAGCTGCTTGGCCTCCTCCCACAAGGGACGCAGCCCCGGGCTGGCGACCTTGTACTGCCCCTTCATCTGCTTCACCATCAGTTCGGAGTCAGATACCACCCGCATCCACCGGGCGCCATTCTGCTGTGCCCACGCTAGAACGGCAAGAAGTCCTTTGTATTCTGCGTAGTTGTTCGTCTGCCGACCCAGAAACTCGCTTAACCTGGCTACGATTTTTCCGCTCGGATCCTCAACGACAGCGCCATATCCCGATGGCCCGGGATTGCCCCTGGATCCCCCATCGCAGTGGGCCGTATACCAGCCTCCGGGCTCACCCCGCCCTGCTTCTATTCCCTGAAAAAGAGATTCATGCATGTTCCCCCAGTGTAAATCCACCTCAGCCACCCTCCTCTGCCGATGCAGCCCTACGATGTGGATCAAGAGTGGTGGTTACCTTCGTCGCTTTAGTCTCAAATACTGCTCACAAACAGGCTTGGAGGGAGTCTACAAATATGCGATTAAGTCTGCCCCCGGAGTAAAAATCTCGATGGCATCGGACGCAGTAAGTTACTCTTCATCGCCGAGCGTTCTTTCCGGCGCTGCTGCCTGGCCTGTCAAAAGGACGATACAATCGTCCGCAGGCATGGCCTCCCGCGCAATGGACGGACCGGATCGCGCTGCTGAGCGCGCGCAGGCGCGTGCTCCCGAAATGGAACTAATTCGCGAGGCGCAGGCCGGTTCACGGGCAGCTTTTGACGCGCTTGTTCGCCAGTACGAGCAGCAGGTGCTTCGACTGGCTTTGCACCTTACCGGCTCTGAGCACGACGCAGAAGATATCTACCAGGAAGCTTTCCTCAAGGCCTTCCGGTACATCGGCAACTTCCGGTTTGAGTGCTCCTTCTACACCTGGATCTATCGGATCGTCACCAATCTCTGCCTCGATCAACTTCGCCGCCGCAAGACACGCCGCGAAGATCAGGCGGTGGTCTTGGATCACTCCGGCGACGAGATCGACATTCTTTCGTCCGTCTCTGACAATCGGTCGTTTTCCAATCCTGCAAAAGAACTGGACCGCAAGGTTCTGGGCGAGCGGATTCAAGCCGCACTCAGCAAGCTCACTCCGCGTGAGCGCATGGTTTTTGAACTGAAGCATTATCAGGGTCTCCGTCTGCGCACCATCGGAGAGATGTTGAACACCACGGAAGAAACCGCCAAAAATACGCTCTTCAGGGCGACTAAAAAGTTGAGAACTCAACTGGCGGGAATACGGTAGCCCTTCGGGGCGGCGAATCTCTTGGATGAGTTTCGCGGTAGCACTTACTGAGGCTGGAAGGACGTAACGAGATGAATTGCGAACTTGCACATGAACGTATTGTGCTGGCGGCTTACCGAGAGTTGTCGGACGAGCAGGCACATGAACTCGATCGGCACCTCGCAGCTTGCCCGGAGTGCAGCCAGGAGCAGCAACAACTCCAGGCGCTGAAGACACTTGCGACGGCCTATCCCGTCGTCGAGCCCGATCCCAATTTGGTTGCGCGCTCCCGGATACGTCTCGAGGAAGCGTTGGATGCATTGCCTCCGAAGCGCTGGTACGAACGGATCGGACAGCGCATCGTCAACAACTTTTCCAACCTCCAGGCAGCCCCGGTTGCAGCCCTTCTACTCTTGATTGTTGGCGCAGGCGCCGGCACTCTGGGCGGTTACGAATATGCCCAGGCTCGCGCGGCACACGCAGCAGGGCGCAAGCCTTCAATGATTGCGGCAAATGCCGTGCCCAACTCCGACTCCGCGCAGGCCACGACAGTTGCTCCCACCGCTTCGGCGGAGGTGTCCAACATTTCCAGCATCGTTCGCCAGCCGAACAGTGAAATCGTAGATGTGACCTATAACCAGGTTGTACCGCAGCACATCGAGGGTTCCCTGGACGATCCGGCCATCCGCCAGTTGTTGATGCTGGCTTCGGAGAATGCGTCATCGCAGGGCGTTCGCGACGA
It encodes:
- the tkt gene encoding transketolase; amino-acid sequence: MATLADLSLDELSIDTLRLLSVDEVEKAKSGHPGAPLGCAPIAYLLFHKIMKHNPANSKWADRDRFVLSNGHASALLYATLFLSGYKVTLDDLQAFRQWHSRTPGHPEFGDTDGVEVTTGPLGQGLAMAVGMAIAERHLAAVYNRPNYEIVNHHTYVLCGDGDLMEGVSHEACALAGTLGLGKLILFYDDNLISLDGPTELSYSDNVLERFEAYHWHTQRVADGNDLKAIEAAIEAAKAETSKPSLIAVRTVIGYGSPKAGTNKVHGEALGPEDTAATKKFYGFPEDKSFFVPDDALKNWRKAIDRGSTAEAEWQHLFTHYAADFRDLAVEFDRTQKGLRKKNWAKSIPTFPPDKKQATRNAGGAIMNAIADSVPELFGGAADLTSSTKTIFKPGASFHVDPAGRNVFFGVREFGMCAAVNGMAVHGGLVPFGSTFFTFSDYCKPAIRLAALMQIHSIFVFTHDSIGLGEDGPTHQPIEHLMMLRAVPGLTDFRPADANETAACWRLALDRTTPSFFALTRQDLPVIDTTKHDVYAGTSKGAYILEDAANAQVVLIATGSEVSTALDAAKALSGEGIAARVVSMPSWRIFDEQSAEYKASVLPRNVPKLAVEAGATLGWWKYVGLDGDVIGIDRFGASAPGPKVMAEYGFTPENVATRAKALLNK
- the rpiB gene encoding ribose 5-phosphate isomerase B — encoded protein: MKLVIASDHAGFDLKEEVRAYLTKSEHEILDLGAFKCEPQDDYPDFAERVGEAIKAGDAPRGILICGSGVGVSVAANKIPGIRAGMCHDTYSAHQGVEHDDMNVLVLGARIVGTSLAYELVDAFLRARFISNEERFTRRFKKVLAIEAKYQRSPG
- a CDS encoding HAD-IA family hydrolase; this translates as MFPFDVILFDIGGVLLTNGWDHRERAAIVDQFHLDLAVLEAHHAKAFEAWERGEISLDEYLNAVVFYQPRPFSREEFFAAMCAQSKTLPDGAIGILAGLAASDRCMIGALNNEARETNEFRLANFSLRRYLKFAFTSCYMGIRKPDPTIYRHALGILGKPADRTLFIDDRLENVAAAAAIGMKAIRFTGADALHSDLQALEVL
- the gnd gene encoding phosphogluconate dehydrogenase (NAD(+)-dependent, decarboxylating), producing MQLGLIGLGKMGGNMAERLRLGGHQVVGFDFSADAVQKLTASGNVGVNSLEDMAKNLQGRKAIWIMVPQGKPVDDTIAKLEPLLNKGDILIDGGNSNYKDSQRHYKEVTAKGFQFVDVGTSGGVWGLKEGYSMMVGGDKEAVDYLRPILETLAPEKDKGWGHVGPAGAGHFVKMVHNGIEYGLMQAYAEGFTIMEKKEELNLDLAQISQIWRFGSVVRSWLLDLTADALSKNPTLDGLEAYVADSGEGRWTVFEAIDLNVSAPVITESLIRRIRSREENNFTDRMLAIMRNAFGGHAVKKD
- the zwf gene encoding glucose-6-phosphate dehydrogenase — its product is MASATVQMKVRPEDLNQVPKSGERIPNPGILVIFGASGDLTKRKLVPALFHLEQDGLLPKNFAIVGVARRPLGDEFAADMREGLIDFGDVDKSDPKIDEFVKKISYYALSFDDASHYAGLKQELDKIAQEKNIGPDRLFYLATAPEYFAPIIENLGAQGMAQPEQGRIGVVIEKPFGHDLDSARELNHQVNAVFHENQVFRIDHYLGKETVQNILVFRFGNGIFEPIWNRNYIDHVQITAAETLGVEGRGPFYEKAGALRDVVQNHVMELLSFVTMEPPSSFEAEAVRREKVKVWRAIPSIPIKDAVRGQYGPGVVDGKKVVGYRDEDRVNPESGTETYAAVKLGIENWRWAGVPFYLRAGKRMKKRATEISIQFKQPPLLIFNRMQASGPCNDIQPNLLTIRIQPNEGIALRFGAKVPNTPNMSVCPVNMDFDYAAAFGTSTANGYERLLLDAMLGDQTLFAHRDGVEVTWSLYTPILEAWAAKNPEVFPNYFAGTWGPDCSDRLLEREGHVWRNNIG
- a CDS encoding DUF4382 domain-containing protein — its product is MEHRKAVSLRPLVQSFLVLCCLCIVALFVSACSSMTGNLSGSGMASVTTMISDPATCATPNGPFSHVYVTITDVKIHNSASAGANDSGWVDLTPNLAKAPKQVDLLGLANNQCFLASLGDAQQIQAGTYQQIRIILASDSASISSNACGNGSANCVQTSKDSTFHTLSLSSEDQTGIKIPPGQMAGGGLTVAAGKTTDLDIDFLTCQSIVQQGNGQYRLKPVLHAGEVSTVSASINGTVLDGSTGKPVAGTTWVAVEQKDLSGVDRVVQSTIANADGTFVFCPLASGNYDVVVSGVRSSDGALYAPSIVTGVAVGDTTGNIKLNAPTLPAASSFANLNGLVTSASNASPAAPISIDATLTALETVNSVVYTIPQQPAASPFYGVSQVVTTVAGPVGTPPVACPSGTDCINYSLPVPSGSAYIGAWSSGGAMLSQPSPLASYAVDGITTSTCTANDVNSNPPIALTGSGPFANVAVTTNLQFTGCQ
- a CDS encoding ribonuclease HI family protein encodes the protein MHESLFQGIEAGRGEPGGWYTAHCDGGSRGNPGPSGYGAVVEDPSGKIVARLSEFLGRQTNNYAEYKGLLAVLAWAQQNGARWMRVVSDSELMVKQMKGQYKVASPGLRPLWEEAKQLAGKLERFEMRHTLRGGNKEADQLANDAMDKGMGRQPVAAGATTDRRIPDGPAPGKRLSSTSAPKQALEGYVKGGVVHLLEGDLPDGTFVNVIPK
- a CDS encoding RNA polymerase sigma factor gives rise to the protein MDGPDRAAERAQARAPEMELIREAQAGSRAAFDALVRQYEQQVLRLALHLTGSEHDAEDIYQEAFLKAFRYIGNFRFECSFYTWIYRIVTNLCLDQLRRRKTRREDQAVVLDHSGDEIDILSSVSDNRSFSNPAKELDRKVLGERIQAALSKLTPRERMVFELKHYQGLRLRTIGEMLNTTEETAKNTLFRATKKLRTQLAGIR
- a CDS encoding HEAT repeat domain-containing protein, whose translation is MNCELAHERIVLAAYRELSDEQAHELDRHLAACPECSQEQQQLQALKTLATAYPVVEPDPNLVARSRIRLEEALDALPPKRWYERIGQRIVNNFSNLQAAPVAALLLLIVGAGAGTLGGYEYAQARAAHAAGRKPSMIAANAVPNSDSAQATTVAPTASAEVSNISSIVRQPNSEIVDVTYNQVVPQHIEGSLDDPAIRQLLMLASENASSQGVRDDSVGLLAAECRAGHACQGEGIRDALMVALRYDKSETVREKALEGLQPYVAEDMRVRDAVLEALLNDSDPRIRSAAISELEPVSADTSVRRVLSTIANSDHNPHIRTVSRQALNRAPVFQ